From Longimicrobium sp.:
CGGCTTGTGTCGCCCCGAACCAGGAGCGTTGCGGGTGTGTGGACGTACGTACGTCCCGTCGCGCCGTGTGTAACCGCGCACATGCACTGAGCACGCGCCCGAACATCCTTCTGCGGAGGAACCTCCTGCTCTACCGCCTGAGCCGGTCGTGCCGGATGGGGTGGACTCGAGAGAATCACCGTCTTCACGAATTTGAAGCGCGAGCCCAGGGAGAGGTTCGGAGGTAATCAGCGCCGCGACCACCTCGTAGCCGTTCCTGGCCGGACGGAGGATCAGCCTGTTCGCACCGAACGAAGCGGCTTCATCGATATACGATGCCAACTCCCCGGACGAGACGGACTCCGGCGTTCGAGACCCGAGGGAGAGCGTCCGCAGCGCATACCATCTGAATGGAATGAAGGCCGACGATGGGAGGACCCGCACGGAATCTGGAGGGACGGGTGTCACCGGGACCGTCGATGCGGCTGGATTGACCACCCACTCGTGCCTCCGCTGTGCGAACGCTCCCTGAGTGCACAGGAGCATCAGAGCGGTAACGACGCCGAGGATCGATCGGTAGAAAGAACGTCTCATCTAACCCTCCATCAAAGCGGAAAGTGAGGCCACGCAGTGTTGCGCGGGGCAGGTTCCGCTTTGGACGGACGCCGCAGTAACGATTCTCCTCTCGTAATGGGCAAGAGCACGAGCGTCGAGGGCTAGCCTTACAGGAGCCGGCCCTGGCCTACGATGATCTCGAAGATGTCGTCACCCCTTCCGCACCGTGCGCTCCAGGTAGTCGCGGATGCGGGCGTGCGTCCCGGGGGCGCTCCACGCGGCCAGCACCTGCTCGTCGTACGCGGCGGAGGCGCGGATGCGCTCCAGCGACGGGGCGCGGAGGTATTCCTTCGTCAGCCGGAAGGCGTCGGGGGCGAGGGCGGCGAGCTGGGCGGCGACTTCCCGCGCGCGGTCCATCAGCGCGTCCGCGGCGACGACCTCGTCCACCAGCCGCTCGGCGAGCGCCTCGCGCGGCTCGAAGGTGCGGCCGGTGAAGACGAGCGAGTGGATGCGGTCGCCCGGCACGGCGTAGCGCACCGCCTCGAGCGCCGCGGCGGGGAAGGGAACTCCGACGAGCAGCTCGGGGACGCCCAGGCGGCCCCTGCCCTCGGCCATCAGCCGGTAGTCGCCCGCCATCACCATCACCCCGCCGCCGGCGATCGCGTGCCCGTTCGCGGCCACCACGACCGGCCGGGGGAAGGCGAACAGCTTCACCACGAAGTCGCGCAGCAGGGGGATGAAGCGCCGCACGTACGCGTCGCCGCCCTCCATGAGCCGGAACAGGTCCACGCCCGCGGAGAAGATGGAGCCCGTGCCGGTGACGATCACCGCCCGCGCGTCGCCGGCCGCGTCGAGCTCGCGGATCATCCCCTCGAGCAGCTCCACGTCCATCGCGCTCGCCTTCCCGTGCGCCAGCCGCAGCGTCAGGATCCCGTCGTCACTCCGCTCTCGTTCGATCATCGCCGGTGTTTGCCAGGAAGGTTGAGTTCACGCGACGTAGGTGTCATCCCCCAGGAACTCCGCACTGCGAGCCGATCCAGCCACGAGGCCGCGGACGAGCCCGGATCGCTGCGAGCAGTCGCGGAGCGACTTCGTGCTTTTGTTGCCCCCGAATTCCATTCGGGGCCGCGAGCTCTACCCCTCCGCCCGGATCAGCGACAGCCGCATCTTGGCCTCGCTGAGGGTCACGACCAGGGTGTCGCCCGGGCGGAGCTGGGCCAGCGGGCCGGCGTCCACGAACTCGCAGATGGGCTCGCCGCCCACGGGCACCTCGGCGCGGTAGCCGCGCGCGAACGCCACGCTGTCCGCCGGGCGCTTCCTGGCGTTGCTGCGCAGGTACACGCCGCGGTCGTTCATCAGCCAGAGCCCCGGCGGCGCGCCGGTGCCGGGGTGGTCCACCTCGTCCGGCACCTCGGCGTCGGGCGAGTGGAGGTCCACGCCGGCGGCCAGGTACCGCTGCGCCTCGGTCATCATCCGCTCGCCCGCGACGTTCGTCTCCTCCACCAGCCGCAGCACGTCCGCGGCGTCGAACTCGAATCGCCCGTCCATCATCCCGTCCCCTCCTGCAGTCGCCGGTAGAATTCCCGCCTGCGGCGCACGTGGCGGTACCAGGCCACGTGGCGCAGGAAGCCGCCGTACACGCGCGTCCGGAACGTCCCGTGCTCCACCGCGAAGTGCGGCCGGTACTCGCCGCGGACCTCGGCCGCGGGGCGGATCATGGGCGCGCCAAGCTTGGCCGCGGCCTCCAGCACCACCTCTTCGCCCTCGCCGCGGGTGAACTGCACCCAGGCGTGCTTGTTCACCTCCCCCGCGTGCTGCCAGCTCACCTGCCCCACCACGAACCACGCGGGAAAGCCGATTTCGCGCAGCTTGCGCCAGGCCCACAGCGCGTGGTCCTCGCAGTCGCCCAGGCGCAGGTGCTCGAAGGTGCGCGGGTGCTGCCAGAAGTCGTCGGACACGAACACGTCGGGATCGCCGGCGTAGCGGCACCCCTGCAGCCATTCGCACAGCTCGTTCACGCTCCGCACCCGCACCCGCGTCTCGGACTGGAAGTACCAGCGGAAGTCCTGCGCCGAGCCGGGCCCGAACGCCCAGGGCGGCACCGGGTGGGGCACGTACGACCAGTCGTCGCCGGTGGCCGCGTAGCGCGCCATGAACGGCAACAGCCGCAGCGTCCCCATCCCGCCGTACATCTCGCTCTCCGCCACCTGCCGCCACAGCCGCAGGGTCGTGAGCGCCCGCCGCCACCATCCCGCGGCCGGACGGATCTCCTCGCTGGCGATGGCGGTTTCGGGCACGGGGGACGCGAGGGTTGGGGGATGGAGATGCGGCCGCCGCGCCGAATCGTAGCCCGCGCGCGGCGGCGGTTCAAGCTCCGGGCCGGCTTCCCAGTACGCCGAGGAGATCGAGGGCGTTTCGCGTGGCCGCGCCCGCCGCGGTGTTGTCGAAGATGCACCACACCTCGCGCGCCCCCGCCGCGTCCGCGCGCAGCCGGCCGGCCAGTCGGGCGACGAAATCCCCCTCGTACGCCGAGTAGTACATCCGCGGCGAGCCGTGCAGGCGGTGGTAGACGACGTCGCGCGCGCCGCCCGGCTCCGCCGCCGCGGGAACGCGCGCCGGGTCGGCCGCCACCCGCGCCACTCCCAGCCCGGCGAGCAGCGCATCCGCATCTCCCGAAAACCAGCTCGCGTGGCGCGGCTCGCACGCGACCGCCGCCGCCGTCCGCTCCCTCAGCGCGAGGAAGAACCGCTCCGCCACCGCCGGATCGAGCTCCAGACTGGGCGGCAGCTGCACGAGCAGGCAGGCGAGCCGGTCTCCCAGCGCGCCCGCCTCGCCGAGGAAGGTGTCGAGCAGCGCCTCGACGTCCACCAGCTTCTGCTGGTGGGTGATGGTCTTCGGGAGCTTGGCGGAGAAGCGGAAGCCGGGCGGCACCTCGTCCGCCCACCGCGCCCAGGTGGAGACGCGGTGCGGGCGATGGAACGACGAGTTGATCTCCGCCACCGGAAAGCGCGCCGCGTAGCGCGAAAGGTGGCTCCCGTCCGCCGGGAACTCCGCCTGCTCCGGCTTCGGCAGCGTCCACCCCGCGGTGCCGATCAGGATCGGCGTCACCGCGCGCCCGGCTCCGTCGCGGCCAGCAGCTCGGCCAGGTAGCCGCCCCACACCGCGGGGAGCGAGTGCGTGCCGTGGCCGCGCGTGGCGTCGCTGGTGGGGATCAGGATGTAGCGCCCGTGCGGCACGCGGCGGATCTCGCGCTCCAGGATCCCCAGCTCCGGCGGGTTCACCTCGTCGTCGGCGGAGTTGATGGCGAAGAGCGGCGCGCGGATCTCGCCCAGGTGCGGCGACGGATCGTAGTCGCGCGAGGCGTCGAACGCGTACAGCATGTCGTTCGCGTCGATGGTGCGCACGTACCGCGCGACCGACGCCTCGAGCAGCGAGTCGGCGGCGTCGCGGGTGGGCGCGGTCTTCTGCTGCTGCAGCGGCGCGCTGGTCATCAGCATCAGCACGTGCACGGCGCCGGCCAGGCCGCGCGGCGGGGCGGTGTACTCGCCGCCGCGCCATTCCGGGTCGCCGCGGATGGCGTCGGCGATCATGCGCCGCATCATCCGGTTGCGCCCGGCGATCTGCACCGGCGCGCTGGCCAGCGGCATCAGCGCGTCCATCATCTCCGGGTGCGTGTAGCCCCACACCCAGCTGTGCATCCCGCCCATCGACGTCCCCATCACCAGCCGCAGGTGATCGACGTGCAGCCCTTCGGTGACGAGGCGGTACTGGGCGCGCACCATGTCGTCGTAGGTGTAGCGCGGGAAGCGCATGTGCAGCCCCTCGCTGGGCCGGCTGCTGCGCCCGTGCCCGATCCCGTCCGGCAGGATGATGAAGTAGCGCCGCGCGTCCAGCAGCTGCCCCGCGCCGAACAGGCGTCCCGCGAAGGTGGGGGAGATGAAGTTGGCGCCGCTCCCCGTGGTCCCGTGCAGGACCAGCACGGCGTTGCGGACGACGCCGTCCGCGTCGCGCACCGGCGTCCCGATCGTCCGGTAGTGGATGCGCAGCTCCGGCAGCCGCTCGCCGCTCGCGAACGCGAAGTCGCGCATCACGAAATCCCCCTCCACCGGCGCCGGATACGCCGCCGGTTCCTGCGCCGCCGCGCCGCGGACGACCAGGAAGAGCAGGGGGATGAGGATCGATCGGGCGCGGATCTGCATGGCGCGTGTGCCGTTCCGGGGGTGGATGCCGCCAGCGGGATGATTGATATAGCCGCGCCGCCGGAAATCCGCAGCATCCCCGCGTTCGGGCGGCTGACTGGCCGTAACGAGCGAGGCCGGCCCCCTCGGGAACCGGCCTCGCGTCATCATGCCCGGCGATCGCTCAGCAGTACCGGGGATCCGTGCAGAGGATCTCCTGCGTCGGGCAGGTCCGCAGCGTGCTCGCCACGGCCTCCACCTGCAGCTGCGCGGCGGTCGAGAACGTCTCCACGGTGATGGCGTCCACGTTCAGCATGTGCTTCTTCATCGTTCCCTCTCCTTCGGGTTAGAGACGGACGACGGGCGCGCAGGAGGAGGTCGGCACCCGTCGCGGGTACCCGGGCGGTCGCATATGCAAACAGGTTGCCACACAACCAACCGGTGACGTCGTATAAGTAGCGCATCTCCACCCTAACGTTAAGCGGGATGATGATCGATCTTGCACGTTCAGGCGGAATCCATGGAGCGCGGACGCATCAGCCCACCCCGGCATCGCCCAAAGCAATCTCACGCGGAGACGCGGAGACGCAGAGAGATGAGGTGAGTTCTCTGCGTCTCCGCGTCTCCGCGTGAGATTTCAGCTCGGCCGGTTCGCGCGCTCAGTATCCCGGCCCGCTCACGAACCCGTCCATCCCCCCGCCGTCCGAATCGCCCGCCGCGGGCGCGCTGCCGGGAACGCCGCCGGCACTCAGCCGCGCCTGCAGCTCGAAGTCCGACGGGTTGCTGGCCGCCGCGCGCGCCACGCCGAAGTCCAGCACCCCCTGCCGCACCAGGTCGGCCAGGTGCTGGTCGAAGGTCTGCATCTGGTAGGTGTCGCGCCCGGCGGCCACGTAGTCCTTGATCTCCGACGTCTTCGCCTCTTCGCGGATGCAGTCCTGGATGGCGCCCGTGCTGCGCATGATCTCCGCCGCCACCACGCGCCCCTTGCGGTCGCGCCGGGGAACCAGGCGCTGCGAGATCACCGCCTCCAGCGCGTCGGCCAGGCGGTAGCGGATGGTCTGCTGCTCCTCGGCCGGGAAGGCGGAGATGAGCCGCGCGATGGTGCTGGTGGCGTCCTTGGTGTGCAGCGTGCTGATCACCAGGTGCCCGGTCTCCGCCGCCTTCAGCGCGATGTCGATGGTCTCGGCGTCGCGCATCTCGCCGATCTGGATCACGTCGGGGTCCTGCCGCAGCGCCGCGCGCAGCCCCTTGTAGAAGCTCTCGGTGTCGGACCCGATCTCGCGCTGCGAGATGGAGCACTGGTTGTCGCGGTGCAGGAACTCGATCGGGTCCTCGAGCGTCACGATGTGGCGGAACGAGTGGTTGTTCATGTGCTGCAGCATGGCCGCCATGGTGCTGCTCTTTCCCGACCCGGTGACCCCGGTCACCAGGATCAGCCCGCGCTCCGCCTCGGCGATGGTGGCCAGCACCTCGGGAAGGCCCAGCCCCTCCAGCGTGGGCGCGTTGTACGGGATCACGCGGAGGATGATGTTGAAGCTGCCGCGCTGCCGCATCACGTTCACGCGGAAGCGGGTGAGCCCGTCGATCCCCCACGAGCAGTCGTAGTCCTGCAGGTTGTCGATCTGCTCGCGCACGCGGTCGTTGGGAAGCACGGTCAGCGCGAAGGCGCGCGCCTGGTCCGGCGTGAGCTTCTGCCGGGTCAGCGGCATCAGCTTGCCGGTGATGCGCGCCCGCACGAAGTCGCCGCCCTTCACGTGGATGTCGCTGGCCCCGCGCTCGACCGCCGCGCGGATCACGGGTTCCATCATCTCGCCGCTCTGTCCTGCTCTGGATGTGTGGGTGGGGACGCCCGCAGGCGCGCTCCCTCGGTGCCGCCGCGTTCCGGCAGGCGCGGGAAGATAGCCCCTCGCGGCCGGATAGACGAGAGCCGCCCCGCGGCCCGCGAGCGGCTATCGGACACTGCGAACTGCATGGACCCGAACTTGCCCCTGCCGCGCGCCCTGTACCCGCGGCGGGGGTCGCGGGGCGGGGTGGAAAAGAACGACCAGGTTCCATGGCGCGACCGAAGAAAAAGCTGCGCGAGCGGCGCCGGAAGCCCCGCCACGAGCGGCGGCGGCGGCCGTCCCGGCACCAGCCGGGGAGCCACGCCGCCGAGCGTGGCAGGGAAGGGCTCCTGCGCTCCCTGGGGCTGGGGCTGATCACCGGCGCGGCCGACGACGACCCGTCGGCGATCGGCACGTACGCCAGCGCGGGCGCCAGGCTGGGCCCGTCGTTCCTGTGGACGGCCCCCGCCACGCTGCCGATGATGTACGCGGTGGTCTACCTCTCCGCCAAGCTGGGGCAGGTGACGGGGCAGGGGCTGTTCGCGGTCATCCAGCGGCGCTTTCCGCGGTGGGTGCTGTACCCGTCGCTCGTCGCGGTGCTGATCGGCAACACCATCGAGGCGGGCGCCGACATCGCCGGGATGGCGGCGGCCGTGGGGCTGCTGGTGAAGGTTCCCGCCGGGGTGATCGTGGTGTTCATCACCGCGGCCGTGCTGGCGCTGCAGGTGTGGGGGTCGTACACGCTCATCCGCAACGTCTTCCGCTGGCTGGCGCTGGCGCTGCTGGCCTACATCGTGGCCGCCATCCTGGCCCGGCCGGAGCTGATGCCGGTGCTGCGCGGCACCTTCATCCCCACCCTGCGCTTCGACCGCGAGTTCCTGTCGCTGCTGGTGGCGGTGATCGGCACCACGCTCTCGGCCTACCTCTACACCTGGCAGTCGAACGAAGAGGTCGAGGAGCAGATCGCGACCGGGCTCCGCCGCCTGAGCGACCGCAGGGGCACCACCGACGCCGAGCTCCGGCGCACGCGCAAGGACATCCTGTTCGGGATGTGCTTCTCCAACCTGGTGATGTACTTCATCGTCCTTTCCACCTCGGCCACGCTGTACCGCGCCGGCCAGCACGATGTGGAGAGCGCCGCCGACGCGGCCCGCGCGCTGCAGCCCCTGGCCGGGAGCGCCGCCGGCGTGCTGTTCGCGCTGGGGGTCATCGGGGTGGGGTTCCTGGCGGTGCCGATCATGACCACGGGCGCCGCGTACGACCTGGCGCAGACGCTGGGGTGGAAGCACGGGCTCCACACCCGCCCGCGCGAGGCGAAGAAGTTCTATGCCGCCATCGCCGGCTTCACGCTGCTGGCCATGGGGATGAACTTCCTGGGCTTCAACCCCATGAAGGCGCTGGTCTTCGCGGGGATCGTGCAGGGCTTCTCCACCCCGCCGCTGATGCTGCTGATCATGCTGATGACCAACAACCGCGAGATCATGGGCGAGCGCGTGAACGGCCGCGCGATGAACGTTCTGGGGTGGACGACCACCGCGGTCATCTTCGCCGCGACGGGCGCCCTGATCGTGACGTGGGTGATGTAGCCGGGTGTCCGCGCGGGGCGTGGCCACGACGGATCCTCCGTTCTCCCGCCCATCACGGGGGAGAGGAGCATGGGGATGCCGGAAGTCACGCGCGGCCGGTTCCCGGGCGACAAGCCGGGAGCGCGGTGCGGCCGGTCAGAAGTCCCGGATCTCGTCTCGCAGATGATTGAAGTTCACCACGAACACGCGGTTCTCCAGGAGCTTCAGATACAGCGGCAGATCGTCGGTCAGCACCGCGACGTGCTCGCGCGCGGCCAGCAGCACCGTGATGTCGGTGAGCCCCAGGCGCGTGAAGCCGGATTCGAGGACGGCCTCGCGGCTGGGGAAGTACCGCTCGCCCGCCTGCGCCGCCAGCAGCGCGAGCGAGGCGAACACCTCGCCGCGGAGCGGCTCGGCCAGCTGTCCCGCCAGGTTGCTGACCTCGGTGAGGATGTTCGGCGTCACGAGCAGCCGGCTGAAGCCGCTGATGAACGTGGTGAGGAGAACGTAGTCGTCCGCCGTGTACGCCCGCGTGCGCTTGAACCGCTCGATGTGTGCGGGGTCGTGCGAGCCGACTACGAGCACCAGGAAGAGGTTGGTGTCGATCAGCAGCACGCGCGGCCGGGCTCGCGGGACCCGGCGCATCAGTTCGGATCCCGGATCTTCATCGAGCTCACGGTGCCCGTTTCGGCGTCGATTTCGAACCGCTTGTAGACGCGCGGCAGCCGGTGCACGCCGCCGTTCACGATCAGCCCGTTCCGCGAAACGGCCGGCTCCAGCCAGCCGAGCGTCACCTTCCACTGCCGGCCGTCGTCGGACAGCTCTACCTCTTCCAGCCGCAGATGGCGCAGCTCGTCCTTCTGGTAGAGCTCCCGCGCGTAGCTCTCTGCGGACTTCACGGCCTGCTTCACGTCGATCATCGAATCTCCGCTGGATGAAAGGCGCGTCACGAGGTTCAGCCCGGAATCTAATCCGGTCCCGGCCCGGTGGAAGTCCACGCGTGAAAGCCGCCAGCGCCCGAACAAATCGAGCGGGCGCTGCGTCATTCCGCAGCGCCCGCCCGCCTGATCCGAACCGCGAACTTACTATGGAGCCGGAGGAGAGCTCATCACGCACCGCGGCGGCTTCTCCACTGGTTTCGTGACCTCCGTCTGACTCGGTTCTCTTCGTTTCTACTGCCCCGGCGCGCCCCCCGTCGCCGGTCGGTTCGCGGCCACCTGCGCGCGCGCGGCGGCGGCGCCCTCGCGGTCGAAGGCGTCCACCTGCGCCACCAGGTGCGCGGGCGGGGTGAACGCCTTGCCGCGCTTCGCGGCCACGCGCTCGAAGCCTGCGGACACCGCGTCGTAGTGCGAGTTGGGGTTCCAGAAGATCCAGTCCTCCACGCCCAGGTCGTACAGCGCCTGCGTCTGCGCGCGCGCCTGCTGCGGGCCGTACTTGAAGGCGCGGTCGTTCCAGGTGGCGGTGAACGCCTGCAGCCAGGGAACGATGCGCGCCGGCTTCACCCCCGCCGCCTCCAGCCGCCGGTTGCGGATCACCCCCTCGCCCACCGCGGTGAAGATCGTCTCGTACGGCATCCGGTTGGGCCGCGTGATCCCCGGCAGGTGCGTGGGGAAGTAGTGCGACGGGTACACCATCGGCAGCACGTGGTCCACGGTCGAGGAGACGCGCTCCCACTGCTGGCCGATGCCGACGTCCAGCGGGTCGCTCATCGTCAGCCCGAACACGTCGGCGGTGATTGACGCGCCCAGCGGGTGCAGCCGCTCCCCCGCCTCCGTCAGGAAGCCGGTGATGGCGTCGGCCTTCTTCCCCACCGCGGTCGGGAACACCTGCGTGGGGAGCGAGCGGTACGCCTCGGGAAAGCGTACGTAGTCGAACTGCACCTCGCGGAACCCCGCTCGCACCGCCTCCTCGGCGATGGAGATGTCGTACTCCCACACCCGCCGGTCCCACGGGTTCACCCAGGTGTTCCCCACCTTGTCCTTCCACAGCGCGCCGCCCGGCTGCCGGATGGACCAGTCCGGCCGCGCCCGCGACAGCCGCGGGTCCTTGAAGACCACGATGCGCGCGATGGGGTGGATGCCGTGCGCGCGCATGGTGTCCACCAGCGCCCGGAGGTTGTGGATGGGGATGCTGCGCACGTGCGTGGCCTCCACGGCCAGCGGCAGCGCGCTGGGATAGCGCACGCCGTCCTCGTCCTTCACGTCCACCACCCAGGTGTTCAGCTCGGTGCTGTCGGTCAGCGCCAGCAGCTTGCCGCGGGTGATGGGGTTCCCGGCCGCGTACGCGTTCACGTAGATGCCGCGGATCACCGGCGGCGCGGCGTCGCTCGCCAGCGCCGCGGGGGCGCGCGGCGGCGCGGCCGACTGCGCGTGCGCCTCGCCGGCGCCGGCGAGCTGTTTGACCAGGGCGGCGCCCGCGTCGGTGTCGGGCGAACGGGTGTTGAAGCAGGCGGAGAGGGTCGCGGCGAGCGCAACGCAGAGCGGCGCCCGGAACGGGGTGCGGGTGGTCACAGCGGTCCTGCGGGTACGGCGCGAACGGGTGCCGGACCGGGGGGCGGGCGGGTGGCCGGCCAGGGTCCGAGGGGTGCCTGCGAAAGGACGCGAAAATGGTGCCGCGGAACCGGGCCCGCAAGGGCGAAATCGAAGGTTCTCCGCTGCCCCATTTCCGCCCCATCCGACGGGACGTAAATTCCCCGTCGCGCCTGCGAAAACCGCAATCTGGACACCTCGCCGGGCCGCTGCCATTCTGGACGATGAGAACGGCTCGGCGGGAGGGAGGTGCGGAAGGTGATTTTTCGGAATTCTGGTCTTGCGAAGGAACCCCGTCCGGGCGGGCTCCCGCCTGATTCCGGCAAACGTCTGGTTAGGGGATGATGGAGATCGAAATCCGGCGGCTCGGTCCCGCCGACGCGGCCGCGTACCGCGCACTGCGCATCGAGGGATTCGCCACGCAGCCGATGGAATTCCGCTACTCGCCGGGGGACGAGGAGGCGCTCACGCCCGCCGGGACGGAGCGGCGGCTGGCGGACAGCTTCGTCGTGGGCGCCTTCGCGGCCGGCGCGCTGGTGGGGATCGGCGGGTGGACGCGCTTCGCGGGCGAGAAGCTGCGGCACAAGGGGCTGCTCTGGGGGATGTATCTCCGCCCCGACGCCCGTGGCACCGGCGCCGCATCGGCCATCGTCCGCGCGATCGAGGAGGACGCGCGGCGGGAGGTGGAGATGCTCCTCCTCACCGTGGCCGCGCCGAACGGGCGCGCGCGGCGGCTGTACGAGCGCCACGGCTTCCAGGCGTACGGCACCGAGCCGCGCGCCGTCCGCGCGGGCGACGATTACATCGACGAGGTGCTGATGGCCAAGCGGCTGCGGTAGATTTAGGGCGGCGGGCGGGCTCCGCGCCACCCGGCGAATGAATTCGCGGGCAACAACAGCACGAAGTCCCTGCGGGACTGCACCCCGGCATTCGGGCCGGTGGCGGGTTCTCTCGCTGATCTGATTATCTCAACTACTACGAGGGGGCCATGGAACCGCGGATCAGCCTGGTCACGCTTGGCGTGGAGGACCTGGCGCGCTCGGTCGCGTTCTACCGCGACGGGCTGGGGTGGCCGATGTCCGGCGCGAGCGTGGAGGGGACGGTGGCGTTCTTCCGCGCCGGCGGCGTGGTGCTGGCGCTCTATCCGCGCCCGCTGCTCGCCGCGGACGCCAGTCTCCCCGACCGCCACGGCGCGTGGAAGGAGTTCGGCGGCATCGCGCTGGCGCACAACGTCCGCGAGCGCGGCGAGGTCGACGCGGCGCTGGAGCGCGCGGTCAGCATCGGCGGGCGCATCCTGACCCCCGCCGCGGACGCGGAGTGGGGCGGCCGCTCCGGCTATTTCGCCGACCCCGACGGCCACCCGTGGGAAGTCGCCTGGAACCCCGCCTTCCCCTTCGCCAACGACGGGACGCTGATCCTGCCGTAGGTCGGTCGCCGACCTGCAACTGCAAATGTCACACGGAGTCAGCGGAGAACTCATCGCGCGCCGGAGTTCCTCCGTTGACTCCGCTGGCTATGTGTGACTTCATCCTTTTCAGTCTCACCGGCTCCACGGACGCGGAAGTGGCGGGCGCGGGTTTTCGTGCGCCTCCGCGCGCCGTATCTTCCCGCCTCGCGAACCCATCATCCTGACGCACGGCCGGACGGCGAATCTCCCGTGGATCCCAACCGCATCCTGATCATCGACTACGGCTCGCAGTTCACGCAGCTCATCGCGCGGCGGATCCGCGAGGAGCGCGTGTACTGCGAGATCCATCCCCCCACGCGTTCCGTGGAGTGGATCCGCGAGTGGCAGCCGAAGGGAATCGTGCTCTCCGGCGGACCATCCTCCGTCTACGACACGGACGGGCCGACGGCGGACCCCGGGCTGCTGCGGATGGGCATTCCCGTGCTGGGCGTGTGCTACGGGATGCAGCTGATCGCCCACCTGGAGGGCGGCGTGGTGGAGCACGGCAAGCGCGAGTACGGGCGCGCGCTGGTGGAGGTGCGCGAGCCGCACGGGATCTTCGACGGCTTCACCGCGGGGGAGAAGACGCAGGCGTGGATGAGCCACGGCGACCACGTGGTGCAGCCGCCGCCGGGGTTCCACCTCCTGGCCAGCAGCGACGGCGTGCCGTGGGCGGCCTTCGCGGCCGACGACCGCCCCATCTACGGCGTGCAGTTCCACGTGGAGGTGGCGCACACCACGCGCGGCGGCGACATCGTGTCGAACTTCGTGTTCGGCGTGTGCGGGTGCCAGCCCACGTGGACCGCGGGAAGCTTCATCGAGAACGAGCTGCGCCGCGTCCGCGACCTGGTGGGCGATGCGCAGGCGGTGTGCGGCCTTTCCGGCGGCGTGGACTCATCCGTCGCCGCGACGCTGGTGCACCGCGCCATCGGCGACCGGCTGACCTGCATCTTCGTGGACACCGGGTTGCTGCGGCTGGGCGAGCGCGACAGCGTGGAGCGCACCTTCCGGCAGCACATGGGGATAAAGCTGGAGGTGATCGACGCCTCCGAGCTCTTCCTCACCCGGCTGGCGGAGGTGGAGGATCCCGAGGAGAAGCGGAAGATCATCGGCCACACCTTCATCGACGTGTTCGAGGACGCGGCGGCGCGGATCGGCGCGGACGCGCGCTTCCTGGTGCAGGGCACGCTCTACCCGGACGTGATCGAGAGCCTGTCGGTGAAGGGCCCGTCGGCCACCATCAAGACGCACCACAACGTGGGCGGCCTGAAGGAGGACATGAAGTTCGCGCTGATCGAGCCGC
This genomic window contains:
- a CDS encoding putative glycoside hydrolase, with protein sequence MTTRTPFRAPLCVALAATLSACFNTRSPDTDAGAALVKQLAGAGEAHAQSAAPPRAPAALASDAAPPVIRGIYVNAYAAGNPITRGKLLALTDSTELNTWVVDVKDEDGVRYPSALPLAVEATHVRSIPIHNLRALVDTMRAHGIHPIARIVVFKDPRLSRARPDWSIRQPGGALWKDKVGNTWVNPWDRRVWEYDISIAEEAVRAGFREVQFDYVRFPEAYRSLPTQVFPTAVGKKADAITGFLTEAGERLHPLGASITADVFGLTMSDPLDVGIGQQWERVSSTVDHVLPMVYPSHYFPTHLPGITRPNRMPYETIFTAVGEGVIRNRRLEAAGVKPARIVPWLQAFTATWNDRAFKYGPQQARAQTQALYDLGVEDWIFWNPNSHYDAVSAGFERVAAKRGKAFTPPAHLVAQVDAFDREGAAAARAQVAANRPATGGAPGQ
- the guaA gene encoding glutamine-hydrolyzing GMP synthase; its protein translation is MDPNRILIIDYGSQFTQLIARRIREERVYCEIHPPTRSVEWIREWQPKGIVLSGGPSSVYDTDGPTADPGLLRMGIPVLGVCYGMQLIAHLEGGVVEHGKREYGRALVEVREPHGIFDGFTAGEKTQAWMSHGDHVVQPPPGFHLLASSDGVPWAAFAADDRPIYGVQFHVEVAHTTRGGDIVSNFVFGVCGCQPTWTAGSFIENELRRVRDLVGDAQAVCGLSGGVDSSVAATLVHRAIGDRLTCIFVDTGLLRLGERDSVERTFRQHMGIKLEVIDASELFLTRLAEVEDPEEKRKIIGHTFIDVFEDAAARIGADARFLVQGTLYPDVIESLSVKGPSATIKTHHNVGGLKEDMKFALIEPLRELFKDEVRQVGRELGLPEEMVGRHPFPGPGLAIRVLGAIGRDDLDVLRQADAIYLEEIRQAGLYDDIWQAFAVLLPVRSVGVMGDFRTYENVCALRAVTSRDGMTADWYPFPHEVLARISTRIINEVRGINRVVYDISSKPPATIEWE
- a CDS encoding GNAT family N-acetyltransferase; this translates as MMEIEIRRLGPADAAAYRALRIEGFATQPMEFRYSPGDEEALTPAGTERRLADSFVVGAFAAGALVGIGGWTRFAGEKLRHKGLLWGMYLRPDARGTGAASAIVRAIEEDARREVEMLLLTVAAPNGRARRLYERHGFQAYGTEPRAVRAGDDYIDEVLMAKRLR
- a CDS encoding VOC family protein produces the protein MEPRISLVTLGVEDLARSVAFYRDGLGWPMSGASVEGTVAFFRAGGVVLALYPRPLLAADASLPDRHGAWKEFGGIALAHNVRERGEVDAALERAVSIGGRILTPAADAEWGGRSGYFADPDGHPWEVAWNPAFPFANDGTLILP